CGCGGCGAAACGTGGCGGGGGGGAACGTCCGATCCCGCTGGACGAACAGCGCGTCGCGAGCGAAGAGCAAGCGGAGTATCTGCTCGATCTCGACCGGGTGCTGGATGTGCTTCGCGAGCGGGACGAGAACCTGGCGCGGACCGTGGAGTGCCGATTCTTCGCGGGTTTGAGCGAAGAAGAGACGGCTCAGGCCCTCGGTGTCTCGCTTCGGACCGCGCAGCGGAACTGGATGCGTGCCCGAGCCTGGATCCGGGCCGAGCTCTCGAATCGGAACCAAAGTGCTTGACATGTGCGCTGAATCGCGTAGATTAGATAACGTAAGCTGGGGGGGACCATTGGCGACAGCACCGACGCCGAGCGAGAAGCGAATTTGTGCGCGAGTGCGCCCCCGCAGTCTCGTTTCTCTCGCCATCTACCAGGGCTACAACATCCCTCCTGCCTACGGCATCGTTACCGATATCTCGCAGAACGGCGCTCGTATCGAATCGGATCGCATCCTCGCGAAGGGGCAAAACGTGCAGCTTCGCATTCAGTTCGCCGAAGAGAGCCCCTTCGAAGCGGGCGGGCGAGTCCGTTGGACGCGACCGAGGGCCTCGAACGGCGACGGGCGTACGGGGGGCGGGTTCAGCGGTATCGCGCTCGAAAGCGTCTCACCGCACGACACGCAGCGGCTGAAGTGTCTCTTGGGCTCCCAGGATTTCGACCTAAACCTCGACAGACAGTTCGACGATTTTCTGGAGGCACTCCGTCCGCAACTCCGGAAGCTGGGGGACGCGCTCGCGATGCGCTGCGGCAGGGGAAACGGTCGTAGAGGCTGAGCCGCTTCAGTTCACCAAATATACACCTGTAGTGGCGCGCTTGTAACAAAACCCGCCTGGGCGCCGTCTCTAAATTCGAGGTAGTCGCGATATGCTGAGGCTCCGATGGGCGCCGCCGATGAGGAGCTCCTCTCACGCTACCTCGACGGCGACGAGCGGGCTTTCGAGGAGCTGGTCGTCCGCTACGAAGCGCGGGTCCGCAATCTGGTCATACGCCTGCTCAAGGACTATTCGCTGGCCGAGGACGTCGCTCAGGAGACGTTTCTCACCGTGCATCGGCGGGCGAGGAACTTCCGGGGTTCGGGGACGTTCCGGAGCTGGCTCTTTCGTATCGCGATCAACCGGGCCCAGGACGAGCTCCGTCGTCGAAACCGTCGTCGCGAAGTGGAGCTCGAGCGCGACCGCCCGTGGCCCGAGCCGGCGGCGAGAACTCATGAGGGTCTCGATGCGCGATGGGACACGGCGCGAGCACTGGATGCACTCAGGCCCGAGCACCGGCTCGCGATCGTGTTGAGGGAGGTCGAGGGTTTGAGCTATCGAGAAATCGCCGAAACGCTCGGCTGGCCTTTGGGCACGGTTCAGGCGCGCATTCATCGGGGCCGTCTCGAGCTTCGGGCCCTGCTGGAGGAAAAAGATGCTCTGCCGCGACGATGAGAAGATCTCGGCGTGGATCGACGCCGAGCTCTCGCAGGAGGAAGCCGAAAGAGTCGCAATCCACGTGGAACGGTGCTCTACTTGCCGAGAGCTGGCGTCGTCCTTTCGTTCGTTGCGAGAGGGGCTCGGTCTCGAGGTCGAGCCCGATCCGGGGTTCGTCGTCCGTTTCCGTGAGAGGCGAGACGAGCCGTTGTGGAAGTGGCGCCGCGTCGGCCTGCGGCTCCTGCCGTTCGCCGCGGGAGCTCTCGTCGCCGCATTGATCACGGTCTGGGCCGCCGCACAGCAGGAGACCGACTTGACGGTGCTGGAACGAGAGGCGATCGGGAACGACACGGTGTTCGCCCGGGCGACCCCCGAGCCGGTGCTGCTCATCGCTCTCGAGCCGTTTCCCGGGGAGGTGCCATGAGGCCAGCAAACCGATGGATGTGGACCACCCTCACGGCGACGCTCGTGCTCGGGGTTGGCTTGGGTATCTTCGTCGATCGGGTCGTGCTGGAGCGGGCGGTGCACTCCGACGCCGTGAATGTCTCGCCCCGCCAGCACGACGACCACGTTCGACCTTTCAGAGAGCATCTCCAGCAAGTGCTCGATCTGTCGCCCGAACAGCGGGAGGCACTCGAGGTCGTTCTCGCCAAGAACCACGAGATCGCGCGCGAGTTCTGGGAAGCTTCTCGCCGGGACTTCGACACCTTGCGCCAACAGTTCCGCCGCGACATTCGCGCCGTTCTGACGGAAGAGCAGACGGTGCGCTTCGATCGAATGCTCGCCGAGCGCGACGCCCTCCGAAAACAGAGAAAGTGACGGCCAGGTGCCCATCTCGATATAATCAAAAGTTGTCACCACCCAACCGAAAACCAATCGAAGAGGGAAGACTGCAACCATGGCGGAAGGCTCTGCGGGTACGGAATCGACTCCACTCCGAGTTGCGATTATCGGCGCCGGTCCCACCGGCTTCTACACGGCCGAGCACCTGTTCAAACAAAAGGATCTCGTCGTAGAGATCGACTTGTTCGACCGGCTTCCCACGCCGTTCGGCCTCGTCCGTGGCGGGGTCGCTCCCGATCACCAGAAGATCAAGTCGGTTACCAAGGCCTACGATCGAATCGCCGCCCATCCGCGGTTTCGATATTTCGGCTACGTGGAGTTCGGCACTGATTTGACGCTCGAGGATGTGAAGAAGCATTACCATCAGGTGGTTTTCACCGTCGGGGCGCAGATCGACCGCAGCATGGGTATTCCCGGCGAAGACTTGCCGCGAAGCCACGCGGCGACCGAGTTCGTCGCCTGGTACAACGGCCATCCCGATTACCGCGAACGGGAGTTCGATCTCTCCCAGGAGGCAGTCGCCGTCGTCGGTGTCGGAAACGTGGCCGTCGATGTCTGCCGGATTCTCTGCCGGAGTAAGGAAGAGCTCGAGAAAACCGATGTCGCCGATTACGCTCTGGAGGCCCTCGCGGCGTCCCGGGTGAACACCGTCTACATGCTGGGTCGTCGCGGACCCGCCCAGGCCGCCTTCACGAATCCGGAAATCAAAGAGCTTGGTGAGATGGAGGTCGCCGACATCTGGGTGCCGGAAGAGGACGCTCGTCTCGACGAGACGTCGAAGGCTTTTCTGGAACGGAACCCCGACAGTTCGGCCGATCGCAAGGTCGAGATCCTTCAGCAATACGCCGCGGAGAAGCGATCAGGAAAGGCCAAGAAGCTGGTCCTGCGGTTCTGTGTCTCGCCAACCGAGCTCCTCGCGGGCGAGGACGGGGGGGTCGGCGCCGTTCGACTCGTGAAGAACGAGCTCTACCTCGACTCGAGGGGAGGCATACGACCGCGAGCGACCGATGAGGTCGAAGAGATTCCCGCCGGTCTCGTGTTCCGTTCGGTGGGGTATTATGGCGTGGCCCTGCCCGGCGTGCCCTTCCGAGAGGACTGGGGCGTAATCCCCAACGAGAAGGGACGCGTGGTGGAGCAAGCGACCGGGGAGCACCTCGCCGGCCAGTACTGCGCCGGCTGGATCAAGCGCGGGCCATCGGGAGTAATCGGAACGAACAAGCCCGACGCCCTCGAGACCGTGAAATGCATGCTCGAAGATCTCGATAGAGGCGTGCATTTCGACCCCGAGCTCCCGTCGGTGGATGCGGCCCGGAGGCTCGTCGAGGAGCGAAAGCCGAGCTTCTTCTCGTACGACGACTGGAAGAAGCTCGATGCCCTCGAGATCGAACGAGCCGCCGGCACCGAGCGGCCGCGGCTGAAATTCACCTCCGTCGAGGAGATGCAAGCGGCTCTCAGCCGGTAGGCTCTGGTCGCTCGATTGAATGATGGCATTGCGACCGGAACGCTACCTCCTCCTCATTGGCGTCCTCGCTGTCTCGGCGGGCTGTCAGCGGACGTCTCAAACGGTCCCGCAGTTCGCGGCGCTCGTCGAAGAGCTCTCGGAGAAGGGGGGCTATTTCGATACCGACAACCTGATCTCGAACGAGACGAGCTACGCCGAGGTGGTCGATCGGCTCGAGCCCGCCGGCGGGGTCTACCTGGGGGTCGGCCCGGAGCAGAATTTTCATTACATCGGTCGGCTCAGGCCGTCCTGGGCATTCATCATCGACATTCGTCGCGACAACCTGCTCCATCATCTATTGCTCAACTACCTGCTGGTCTCTTCGGAGACTCCATACGACTACCTCTGCACGCTGTTCTCCCGCCGCTGCGAGGAGGGAGCCACCTTCGAGGGCTTCGAAGAGATGGTTGCCGCATTCGAGTCTGCGCCCCGCGACGAGGGACGCTTCGCCGACAATCGTGGAGCCGCGTTCTCGCACGTCGAAGCGGTGCTCCAATTCTCTCTCGACGAGAACGATCGAAAGACGATCGATTCCATCTACTCCTCGTTCTTCGAGGAGCAGCTCCATCTGCGGTTTCGGAGCTTCGGACGGCCGCCGATGGCCTACCATCCGACTTATCGCCAGCTCCTCCTATCGAGAGCACGGAGTGGCCGCCATGGCCACTTTCTCGCCCGTCCCCAGGACTACGAGTACGTGCGCTCGCTTGCGAAGGATGGCCGCCTGATTCCCGTCGTTGGCGACTTCGCGGGTGACAAGGCCCTGAAAGCCATCGGGAAAGTGGTTGCCGAGCAAGGTGAGGTCCTCTCGGCTTTCTACCTTTCGAACGTCGAGTTCTATCTCCTCCGCTCGGGCAGCTTTCCGGCTTTCGTCGACAATCTGCGAGCGCTCCCCCATGGCGACCGGAGCCTCCTCATCCGGGCTTATTTCAGCTACGGCTATCAACACCCGGCGGCCCTTCCCGGTCATCGCAGTACCCTCATTCGCCAGAAGCTGGACCGCTTCCTTCAACTATACGACGAAGGCGCGTATCATACCTTTTGGGACGTCAGCACGCTGGATTACGAGCCGTGAATCAGCTGGAACCCAAGCGAATTCGTGTCGACTGGGAGGAGCTGGAAGAGGCTTTCGCCGACGGCTCGAAAGACCACCGTTATTACCTCGACCGCGAGACCGGGGCGGTCCACTTTTTCTCCTCCTATCTCGACAACGACGACGACGAGGAGGAAGAGCGGTCCCTCACGGCCGACGAGCGCTACGTTGTGATTCCCGCCGAGGTTCGCGCCCTCACCAAAGAGGAGCTCACCGAGCTGGCCTCGACGCTCGATAAGGAAAAGACGCTTCAGGCGCGCATCAAGAACTGGTTGCGCGAGGTGGCGGTCGAGCCGCTCTGATTTCATCATCCAGTGCTTAATGCCGTAGCGGGACCCGTAATCGATCGTCCGCCACGGCTCGACCTGCTTACGGCGCGGCAATTATTCGCACTGCGTGCTCACATCTGATACCCACGAAGCAGCCCGAATGCGGACGATTGCGCCGGGCTCGCTCCGCTCGCACAGGGTGGGATGAGTTTTCATCACCCTGCGAGTGCTGTGAGCGCCCATTGGATCTCCTCGCGCACTGGGGCCTCTTCCTCTCTCCCGAGAGCATCCAAAAGCTCACTCGAGGCCTCATCGGCCCCGAGGGCACCGAGGGCCCAGGCCGCGTGGCCGCGCACCAGAGGCTCCTCGTGGGAGAGGGCTTGGACGAGCGGAGGAACTGCTTCGGTCGCCCCGCTGTTTCCCAGCGCCACGGCCACGTTCCGCAAGAACCCCGCGTACCGGGCTCGTCTGATGGCGCTTCCCCTCGTCGCTTGCTGGAACTCCTCGCGGCTCATGCGCAGCATCGAGACGAGGTCCATCGTCGACAGAGGCTCACGTGGAAAGAACCTGGCCTCTTCGCTCCTCTTGGCGAACCGGTTCCAGGGGCAGACGTCCTGACAGTCATCGCAGCCGTAGATGCGGTTGCCAATGAGAGGTCTGAGCTCACGGGGGATGTAGCCTCTCAGCTCGATCGTGAGGTACGAGATGCAGAGACGGCTGTCGACGACGTAAGGCTGCACGATGGCCCGCGTCGGGCAAGCATCGATGCAACGGGTGCAGGTCCCGCAGTGATCCGGTGTCGGGGTGTCGAGGGGCAACTCCAGCGGAACGAGGATCTCGCCGAGAAAGAACCAGGAGCTCCCATCGCGGGAAAGGAGATTCGAGTGCTTTCCGAGCCACCCGAGCCCCGCGGCCGCGGCGTAGGTTTTTTCGAGGAGAGGGCCGGTGTCGACGTAGCGACGAGTCACCACCCCGGCGCGTCGTTCGATGAAACGCGCGAGCGCGTCGAGCTTCTCCCCGAGCACCCGATGGTAGTCCTCGCCCCGGGCATAGGCGGAAATCACTCCCCGGTTGGCGGGCGCCGGTCCCGGAGCGCCCAGATAATAGTTGAGCGCACAACACACGACCGTTTCGGCGCGGCGAAGGCTCGATCCTGCATCCGTCCGTCTGTCCGGGCTTCGTCCCATGTACCGCATCTCACCCGCATAACCCCGCTCGAGCCATTCCTGTAGTCTCGGGGCTGCGTCGTGGAGCCGAGCCGGAGCAAGACCGATCTTCGAAAAACCGAGCTCGATTCCCCGGTCCAAGATCGCTCGTCTCAGCACCCACGGATCGGTCACCGCACCAGGTTACAATAGCGGCACCGTGGATTCACTCGACAACGTGATCGCCACCTTGAACAACCTCGAGATGGGCCGTATCGACACGATCGATGCCCAGCTCGGCGCCGCTCGGGCGGCTCTTCGCGATCGTGAGCTGTCCGACCTCGTCGAAAAGCTCGACGACTGCCGTCTCGCTCTGGCGCAGGGGGATTTGCAGGAGTTCCGCCGGTTGAGAGAGACGATCGTGAGCCGGCTCGGCCATTTGAGGCAGCGTTGGCGTGATTCGTCGCCGTCGAAGCTTTGACATCATCGTATCGGCATTGCTATAGTCTCGG
The window above is part of the Vicinamibacteria bacterium genome. Proteins encoded here:
- a CDS encoding PilZ domain-containing protein; amino-acid sequence: MRPRSLVSLAIYQGYNIPPAYGIVTDISQNGARIESDRILAKGQNVQLRIQFAEESPFEAGGRVRWTRPRASNGDGRTGGGFSGIALESVSPHDTQRLKCLLGSQDFDLNLDRQFDDFLEALRPQLRKLGDALAMRCGRGNGRRG
- a CDS encoding sigma-70 family RNA polymerase sigma factor, coding for MGAADEELLSRYLDGDERAFEELVVRYEARVRNLVIRLLKDYSLAEDVAQETFLTVHRRARNFRGSGTFRSWLFRIAINRAQDELRRRNRRREVELERDRPWPEPAARTHEGLDARWDTARALDALRPEHRLAIVLREVEGLSYREIAETLGWPLGTVQARIHRGRLELRALLEEKDALPRR
- a CDS encoding zf-HC2 domain-containing protein translates to MLCRDDEKISAWIDAELSQEEAERVAIHVERCSTCRELASSFRSLREGLGLEVEPDPGFVVRFRERRDEPLWKWRRVGLRLLPFAAGALVAALITVWAAAQQETDLTVLEREAIGNDTVFARATPEPVLLIALEPFPGEVP
- a CDS encoding FAD-dependent oxidoreductase, which translates into the protein MAEGSAGTESTPLRVAIIGAGPTGFYTAEHLFKQKDLVVEIDLFDRLPTPFGLVRGGVAPDHQKIKSVTKAYDRIAAHPRFRYFGYVEFGTDLTLEDVKKHYHQVVFTVGAQIDRSMGIPGEDLPRSHAATEFVAWYNGHPDYREREFDLSQEAVAVVGVGNVAVDVCRILCRSKEELEKTDVADYALEALAASRVNTVYMLGRRGPAQAAFTNPEIKELGEMEVADIWVPEEDARLDETSKAFLERNPDSSADRKVEILQQYAAEKRSGKAKKLVLRFCVSPTELLAGEDGGVGAVRLVKNELYLDSRGGIRPRATDEVEEIPAGLVFRSVGYYGVALPGVPFREDWGVIPNEKGRVVEQATGEHLAGQYCAGWIKRGPSGVIGTNKPDALETVKCMLEDLDRGVHFDPELPSVDAARRLVEERKPSFFSYDDWKKLDALEIERAAGTERPRLKFTSVEEMQAALSR
- the queG gene encoding tRNA epoxyqueuosine(34) reductase QueG, coding for MTDPWVLRRAILDRGIELGFSKIGLAPARLHDAAPRLQEWLERGYAGEMRYMGRSPDRRTDAGSSLRRAETVVCCALNYYLGAPGPAPANRGVISAYARGEDYHRVLGEKLDALARFIERRAGVVTRRYVDTGPLLEKTYAAAAGLGWLGKHSNLLSRDGSSWFFLGEILVPLELPLDTPTPDHCGTCTRCIDACPTRAIVQPYVVDSRLCISYLTIELRGYIPRELRPLIGNRIYGCDDCQDVCPWNRFAKRSEEARFFPREPLSTMDLVSMLRMSREEFQQATRGSAIRRARYAGFLRNVAVALGNSGATEAVPPLVQALSHEEPLVRGHAAWALGALGADEASSELLDALGREEEAPVREEIQWALTALAG